A window from Microcoleus sp. FACHB-831 encodes these proteins:
- a CDS encoding BamA/TamA family outer membrane protein encodes MANDIKYIRYIQYYLLPRLYHFVVVVLAAMPGFFALNNVAAKAQSNQNADIAQETEAKSSSATLPAQPSRDGTTGSWVKYSEFSAVQPQPTSADELSPQSNESDRANSPSPGANPLVDKNSSQAFVLTPKIAAPESSANLEFAVPKPADKATELQVKTQSDAAQIDETRVAIGQPEIKKSELEIKTQPLEVSGQSITNNGQPTERSPLSARDLQLTDKTDIKPRRERVAAIPPWSPQSQHKQEAFNQNKGQIAQTQPTQTQENPSRPSRTQEGSPQSEPTQTPEPQLQPAPTQTPELQLQPAPTQTPEPQLQPAPTQTPDTPSRPSQTQEAPAQPEPTQTPEPQLQPAPTQTPDTPSRPRQTQEAPAQSEPTQTPEPQLQPAPAQETPSEATQEPEPRVLVAEVLVTGVEGELQNLIYQTIRTQPGRTATRSQLQEDVNAIYATGYFAQVNVEPADTALGVRVSFVVQPNPVLRQVSVSPVPEGAAKQALPQQVIDEAFKAQYGQVLNLRNLQEGIKRINQWYKDNGYDLAQVIETPQINADGNVTLLVAEGVVEDVEVRFLSKEREATDSQGRPIRGRTRNFIITRELELKRGDVFNRNTAQRDLRRVYGLGIFEDVQLSFSPGKDPRQVVVVVNAIEKNTGSIAAGAGISSASGLFGTLSYQQQNLGGNNQKLGGELQVGQRELLFDVNFTDPWIAGDPYRTSYTVNAFRRRTISLIFDGGEREVDLPGGDRPRVLRLGGGVNFTRPLSRNPLATSEWVASLGLQYQRVSIRDRNGDISPKDELGNRLSFSESGKDDLTTVQFGVSRDRRNNPLQTTSGSLLRLGVEQSIPIGSGNIFLSRLRGSYSHYIPVNFTRFNKGPQALAFNIQGGTALGDLPPYEAFSLGGSNSVRGYQEGDVGAGRSFIQATAEYRFPIFSIVGGALFVDIGTDLGTGRNVPGDPAGVRGKPGSGLGFGLGVRVQSPLGPIRVDYGFNEQGEGRLHFGIGERF; translated from the coding sequence GTGGCAAACGACATAAAGTATATCCGTTACATCCAGTATTATCTGTTACCTCGCTTATATCACTTTGTAGTAGTGGTTTTGGCGGCAATGCCTGGTTTTTTTGCTTTAAACAACGTTGCAGCAAAAGCCCAGTCTAATCAGAACGCCGATATCGCTCAGGAGACAGAAGCCAAGAGCAGTAGTGCAACACTGCCCGCCCAACCGTCAAGAGATGGAACTACTGGTTCTTGGGTTAAGTATTCTGAATTTTCAGCAGTTCAGCCGCAGCCAACAAGTGCGGATGAGCTTAGCCCACAATCAAACGAGAGCGATCGCGCAAATAGCCCTAGCCCTGGGGCAAACCCCCTGGTAGATAAAAACAGCAGTCAGGCTTTTGTTCTTACCCCGAAAATCGCTGCGCCAGAATCCTCAGCCAATTTAGAGTTCGCCGTTCCTAAGCCAGCAGACAAGGCTACTGAGTTACAAGTTAAAACTCAGTCCGATGCAGCCCAGATAGATGAGACTAGGGTCGCTATTGGGCAGCCAGAAATCAAGAAGAGCGAGTTAGAAATTAAAACTCAGCCCCTAGAAGTTAGCGGTCAGTCGATAACTAACAACGGACAACCGACAGAGCGATCGCCCTTGTCAGCACGCGATTTGCAATTAACAGATAAAACAGACATAAAACCGCGTCGAGAACGTGTAGCAGCAATCCCTCCTTGGTCGCCCCAAAGCCAGCACAAACAGGAGGCTTTTAACCAGAACAAAGGGCAAATAGCACAGACGCAGCCAACGCAGACACAAGAAAATCCATCTCGGCCAAGTCGGACACAAGAAGGTTCTCCGCAGTCTGAACCGACCCAGACGCCAGAGCCTCAATTGCAGCCTGCACCAACCCAAACGCCAGAGCTTCAATTACAGCCTGCACCAACCCAGACGCCAGAGCCTCAATTGCAGCCTGCACCGACCCAGACGCCAGACACCCCATCTCGGCCAAGTCAGACACAAGAAGCTCCAGCGCAGCCTGAACCAACCCAGACGCCAGAGCCTCAATTGCAGCCTGCACCAACCCAGACACCAGACACCCCATCTCGGCCAAGGCAGACACAAGAAGCTCCAGCGCAGTCTGAACCAACCCAGACGCCAGAGCCTCAATTGCAGCCTGCACCAGCACAAGAAACTCCATCTGAAGCTACACAAGAACCGGAACCTAGAGTATTGGTGGCTGAAGTGTTAGTTACAGGCGTGGAAGGCGAACTGCAAAACCTCATTTACCAGACCATTCGCACTCAGCCCGGACGCACGGCTACACGAAGCCAGTTACAAGAAGATGTCAATGCCATCTACGCGACGGGTTACTTTGCTCAGGTCAATGTTGAACCAGCAGATACGGCTTTAGGGGTGCGCGTGAGCTTTGTTGTGCAGCCTAACCCCGTCTTGCGCCAAGTGAGTGTCAGCCCGGTGCCCGAAGGTGCTGCCAAGCAAGCGCTACCCCAACAGGTAATTGATGAAGCTTTCAAAGCGCAATACGGTCAGGTTCTTAACCTACGCAACTTGCAAGAAGGTATCAAGAGGATAAACCAGTGGTACAAAGATAACGGTTATGACCTGGCACAGGTAATTGAAACTCCCCAAATTAACGCCGATGGCAATGTCACGCTTTTGGTGGCAGAAGGTGTTGTTGAGGATGTTGAGGTTCGCTTTCTCAGCAAAGAAAGAGAGGCAACTGATAGCCAAGGAAGACCGATCCGGGGTCGTACCCGCAACTTTATTATCACAAGAGAGTTGGAGCTAAAACGGGGCGATGTTTTTAACCGGAACACGGCGCAAAGAGATCTGCGACGGGTTTATGGCCTGGGTATTTTTGAGGATGTGCAGCTTTCATTCAGTCCTGGTAAAGATCCGCGTCAGGTGGTGGTTGTTGTAAATGCGATTGAGAAGAATACCGGATCTATCGCGGCTGGGGCTGGTATTAGCTCTGCGAGCGGCCTATTTGGTACGCTGAGCTATCAGCAGCAAAACCTGGGGGGCAACAACCAGAAACTGGGCGGTGAGTTGCAGGTGGGTCAGCGGGAGTTGCTGTTTGATGTCAACTTCACAGATCCTTGGATTGCGGGCGATCCTTACCGCACCTCGTATACGGTGAATGCGTTCAGACGCCGGACTATTTCGCTGATTTTTGATGGTGGCGAAAGAGAAGTGGATCTGCCGGGAGGCGATCGCCCCCGCGTGCTTCGTCTGGGCGGCGGTGTTAATTTTACCCGTCCTTTGTCGAGGAATCCTCTGGCAACTTCAGAATGGGTGGCCTCGCTAGGATTGCAGTATCAACGGGTTTCCATACGCGATCGCAATGGTGATATCAGCCCCAAAGATGAGTTGGGCAATCGCCTGAGTTTTAGTGAAAGCGGTAAAGACGACTTGACTACGGTTCAGTTTGGCGTATCGCGCGATCGCCGCAACAATCCCTTGCAGACTACAAGCGGATCTCTCCTGCGCTTGGGGGTTGAGCAATCGATACCCATTGGCAGCGGTAACATTTTCCTCAGCCGACTGCGCGGCAGCTACAGCCACTACATTCCTGTTAACTTTACCCGCTTCAATAAAGGCCCTCAAGCTCTAGCTTTTAACATTCAAGGGGGTACTGCATTGGGCGATTTGCCTCCTTATGAAGCCTTTTCCCTCGGTGGTAGCAACTCGGTGCGCGGTTATCAGGAAGGAGATGTAGGCGCTGGGCGCAGTTTTATTCAGGCAACAGCCGAATATCGCTTCCCGATTTTCTCGATCGTTGGTGGTGCTTTATTTGTTGATATCGGAACTGACTTGGGCACGGGTAGAAACGTCCCTGGAGATCCCGCAGGGGTGCGCGGCAAGCCTGGGAGTGGCCTTGGCTTCGGTTTAGGCGTTCGGGTGCAATCACCCCTCGGCCCAATCCGGGTGGATTACGGCTTCAACGAACAAGGTGAAGGCCGTTTGCACTTTGGTATTGGTGAGCGTTTCTAG
- the purC gene encoding phosphoribosylaminoimidazolesuccinocarboxamide synthase yields MSAHQKLYEGKAKIIYSTDEPEVLLANFKDDATAFNAKKRGTIAGKGEINCKIAAHLFQMLEANGIPTHFIDCPAPNQMRVRAVRIVPLEVVVRNIAAGSLCQQTGLEVGTVLKPPLVEFYYKNDELGDPLLTRDRLLLMSLATPEQLEQLQTMALRINEILKEFFHKCGITLVDFKLEFGLDQQQHMLLADEISPDTCRLWNDSESDPDRRVMDKDRFRRDLGQVEDAYQQVLERVLATTGNVVGG; encoded by the coding sequence ATGTCCGCCCATCAAAAGCTCTACGAAGGGAAAGCCAAGATTATCTACAGTACTGATGAACCAGAGGTTCTGCTGGCAAACTTCAAAGACGACGCAACAGCCTTTAATGCCAAAAAGCGGGGTACCATCGCAGGCAAAGGTGAGATAAACTGCAAAATTGCCGCGCACTTGTTCCAAATGCTCGAAGCCAACGGCATTCCCACGCACTTCATCGATTGTCCTGCACCGAACCAAATGCGAGTTCGAGCAGTGCGGATAGTGCCTTTAGAGGTGGTAGTGAGGAACATTGCTGCCGGAAGTTTGTGTCAACAGACTGGCCTAGAGGTGGGCACGGTGCTGAAACCGCCCCTAGTCGAGTTCTACTATAAGAACGATGAACTGGGAGATCCATTGTTGACACGCGATCGCCTGTTGTTAATGTCTCTTGCCACCCCAGAACAGCTGGAGCAATTGCAGACAATGGCATTGCGAATTAACGAGATCCTTAAGGAATTTTTCCATAAGTGCGGCATTACCTTAGTTGACTTCAAGCTGGAGTTTGGCCTTGACCAACAGCAACATATGCTGTTGGCAGATGAAATTAGTCCTGATACCTGCCGTCTGTGGAACGATTCAGAATCCGACCCCGACCGAAGGGTGATGGACAAAGACCGCTTCCGGCGAGACTTAGGGCAGGTGGAAGATGCCTACCAGCAGGTTCTAGAGAGGGTCTTGGCAACTACTGGGAACGTAGTTGGTGGTTAG